A region of the Lysobacter sp. K5869 genome:
CTGGCAGCGCTACAACAAGTCCTACGACAAGGCGGTGGAATTCGTCGGCCGCGCCTACAAGGCCGGCGTACCGCTGTTGGCCGGCACCGACGAGGTGCCCGGCTTCACCTTGCAGCACGAACTCGCGCTGTACGTGCGCGCCGGTCTGACCCCGGCGCAGGCGCTGCAGGTGGCGACCTGGAACGCGGCCAAGGTCGCGCGCGTGGACGCCGACCGCGGGTCGGTCGCGGCCGGCAAGCGTTCGGACCTGATCCTGATCGACGGCGATCCGACCCGCGACATCGGCGACCTGCGCAAGATTTCGCTGGTGCTGCAGGGCCAGACCGCGTACTACCCGAGCGAGGTGTACGCCGAGCTCGGGGTGAAGCCGTTCGCGCCGCCGGCGAAGGTGGTGTCGGCGAAGTAAGCGCGACGGGCGGGTAGCGCGTTCGTTTCCACACTGCCGCGCCGCCGCCCGGCCCAAGCGGCCGATCCGAATAGGGCCATCCCCAGCTTGCCCCCGTTCGAGTACAGGCTCTTTAATGATTTGGTAACATTCGCCGGTCAATGAGCCGACCACGGCGCGGGCCGATCCGCGTCAACGGCCGCCAAGGGGCGGTCCGATCGACCATCGCCGTCAGCCCGCGCCCCATCCCCCGTACGCCGGGAGCGCACGCCGCGGCGGTTTCCCAAGCACTGGCGCCGCGCGCGCCTCGTCCACCGAGAAACCCGACCATGTCCAAGCACCTTGGTGCTCCCCGTCGTCATGCCCTGGCCCTGGCCGTCGGCCTGACCTTCGTTTCCTCCGTCGCCTTCGCCCAGGACGCCCCGCCCGCCGCGGCCGCTCCCGCCGCCGGCGAAGCCAAGACCCTCGACGCGCTGATGGTGACCGCGCAGCGCAAGGTCGAACGCGCCAAGGACGTGCCGGTCGCGCTGACCACCGTGGACCGCGAAAAGCTGCACGTGCTCGGCTCCGGCGGCGGCGACATCCGCTTCCTGTCCGGCCGCCTGCCCAGCCTCAACATCGAATCCTCGTTCGGCCGCGCCTTCCCGCGCTTCTACATCCGCGGCCTGGGCAACACCGACTTCGATTTGAACGCCTCCCAGCCGGTGTCGCTGGTGTACGACGACATCGTGCTCGAGAACCCGCTGCTCAAGGGCTTCCCGGTGTTCGACCTGGAGAACGTCGAACTGCTGCGCGGCCCGCAGGGCACGCTGTTCGGCCGCAACACCCCGGCCGGCGTGGTCAAGTTCGAATCGGCCAAGCCGACCCGCGAGCTGGAAGGCTACGGCCAGATTTCCTACGGCACCTACGGCACCACCAACTTCGAAGGCGCGATCAGCGGCCCGCTCGGCCAGAACTGGTCCGGCCGCGCCTCGGCGCTGTTCCAGCGCCGCGACGATTGGGTCGACAACACCAACCCGAACGCGCGCACCAACAAGAAGCTGGAAGGCTACGACGAATCCGCGCTGCGCCTGCAGCTGCAGTACGACGGCAGCGACACCTTCCACGCGCTGTTCAACGTGCACGCGCGCCGGCTCAACGGCACCGCGCGCCTGTTCCGCGCGATGCTGTTCAAGAAGGGCACCAACGACCTGTTCGACGGCTTCGACGTCGACAAGGTCGGCATCGACGGCCGCAACTACCAGCGCCTGAAGACCTTCGGCGCCAGCGCCAAGCTGAGCTGGGACCTGTCGAACGAACTGACCCTGTACTCGATCACCGGCTACGAGACCGCCGATTCGATCAGCCGCGGCGACATCGACGGCGGCATCGGCGCGATGTTCCTGCCCGGCGGCAGCACCCCGGCCGGCATTCCGTTCACCGCCGAATCCGCCGACGGTCTGCCCGACCATCGCCAGATCACCCAGGAATTCCGCCTGGAATCCAACTACTCCGGCCCGTTCAACTGGCAGGCCGGCCTGTTCTACTTCGACGAAGACATCACCGTCGACAGCCTGAACTACGACACCCTGGGCGGCGGCGTGCAGGCCGGCCATGCGCAGCAGAAGCAGCGCAACAAGGCCTGGGCGGCGTTCGGTTCGGTCGAATACGCGGTGACCGAGCGCTTCAAGCTGCGCGGCGGCCTGCGCTACACCCAGGACAAGAAGGACTTCAGCGCCAGCGTGCTGCAGAGCGCGCCGTTCGGCGCGCCGGTGTCGGGCCCGTTCAAGGTCAACACCGATGTGGACGACGTCAGCTGGGACGTCAGCGGCGTGTTCCAGGCCACCGACGCGGTGAATCTGTACGCCCGCGTCGCCAAGGGCTTCCGCGCGCCCAGCATCCAGGGCCGCCTGCTGTTCCAGACCCCGCCGCGTCCGTCGGTGGCCGACGCCGAAAAGGTCATTTCGTACGAAGCCGGCGTCAAGGCCGACCTGTTCGACAAGCGCGCGCGCCTGGGCGTGGCGCTGTTCCGCTACAACGTCGACAACCAGCAGATCAACGCCGTCGGCGGCGCGCTCAACCAGACCATCCTGCTCAACGCCGACAAGACCGTCGGCCAGGGCGTGGAAGTCGACTTCGACGCGTACGTCACCGACAACCTGATGGTGACCTTCGGCGCCAGCTACAACGACACCGAGATCAAGGACGCCAATCTGTTCGTCGCTCCGTGCGGCGGCGGCTGCACCGTCACCGATCCGCTGGTGGTGCGCAACGGCCAGACCTTGGCGGCGATCGACGGCAACCCGTTGCCGCAGGCGCCGAAGTGGGTCTACAACCTGACCGCGCGCTACAGCCTGCCGCTGGCCAACGGCAACGAGTTCTACGTGTTCACCGATTGGTCCTACCGCAGCGAAGTGAACTTCTTCCTGTACGAGGCCAAGGAATTCCGCGGCAAGTCGCTGACCGAAGGCGGCCTGCGCGTGGGCTATATGTGGGACAACGGCCGTTACGACGTCGCCCTGTACGGCCGCAACATCCTCGATGAGGTGCGCGCGGTCGGCGGTATCGACTTCAACAACCTGGTCGGTTTCGTCAACGATCCGCGCATCGTCGGCGTCGAGTTCAAGGCGCAGTTCTGATCGCGTCGGCGTCCGCATGAATTGATTCGCGAACCTTCGCGAAAACGGCCCGCTTCGGCGGGCCGTTTTTTTTGCGCGGCGCCTCGCGCGCGGCGGCGGACCCGCGTCACCGAAGCGAAGCGTGACCGCCGTGGCCGTCCGCGCCGCGCGGCGGACAAAGCCCGCGCCGACGCGCTATCGTTCCGCCACCGCCCCTCCTCGCCGCGAGCGCCGCCATGACCACCGCCTACGATTTCTCCGCAACCGACATCGACGGCCACGACCAGTCGCTGGACCGCTACCGCGGCAAGGTGCTGCTGATCGTCAACGTCGCCTCCAAGTGCGGCTTCACCCCGCAGTACACCGGCCTGGAAAAATTGCAGCGCGACTTCCAGACCCGCGGCTTCGACGTGTTGGGGTTCCCCTGCGACCAGTTCGGCCATCAGGAGCCGGGCGACGAGGCGGAGATCAAGGAATTCTGTTCGCTGACCTACGACGTGACCTTCCCGATGTACGCCAAGGTCGACGTCAACGGCGACAAGGCGCATCCGCTGTGGAAGTGGCTGAAGGACGAGAAGGGCGGCTTCCTCGGCATCGATGCGATCAAGTGGAACTTCACCAAGTTCCTGGTCGGTCGCGACGGGCGCGTGCTCAAGCGTTACGCGCCGACGGACAAGCCCGAGTCGATCGTGGCGGATATCGAGAAAGCGCTGGCGGCTTGAGGCGGGCGGGGGCGCGCCGCAGGTGAAGCTCTGGATGCCCGCTTTCGCGGGCAGGACGGCAGGCGAGCGCGCCGCGCCTGCGTCGCGGCGCGCCAGGAACGACTTCGCGCTTCAAGCCGGTTCCGGCGCCACGGCCGGTCCGGCGCTCGCCGGCGCCGCCGCGCGCCCCTTGCGCGCCTTCAACCCGAAGCACGGCCGCAACAGCGGCACCCGCCGGA
Encoded here:
- a CDS encoding TonB-dependent receptor, giving the protein MVTAQRKVERAKDVPVALTTVDREKLHVLGSGGGDIRFLSGRLPSLNIESSFGRAFPRFYIRGLGNTDFDLNASQPVSLVYDDIVLENPLLKGFPVFDLENVELLRGPQGTLFGRNTPAGVVKFESAKPTRELEGYGQISYGTYGTTNFEGAISGPLGQNWSGRASALFQRRDDWVDNTNPNARTNKKLEGYDESALRLQLQYDGSDTFHALFNVHARRLNGTARLFRAMLFKKGTNDLFDGFDVDKVGIDGRNYQRLKTFGASAKLSWDLSNELTLYSITGYETADSISRGDIDGGIGAMFLPGGSTPAGIPFTAESADGLPDHRQITQEFRLESNYSGPFNWQAGLFYFDEDITVDSLNYDTLGGGVQAGHAQQKQRNKAWAAFGSVEYAVTERFKLRGGLRYTQDKKDFSASVLQSAPFGAPVSGPFKVNTDVDDVSWDVSGVFQATDAVNLYARVAKGFRAPSIQGRLLFQTPPRPSVADAEKVISYEAGVKADLFDKRARLGVALFRYNVDNQQINAVGGALNQTILLNADKTVGQGVEVDFDAYVTDNLMVTFGASYNDTEIKDANLFVAPCGGGCTVTDPLVVRNGQTLAAIDGNPLPQAPKWVYNLTARYSLPLANGNEFYVFTDWSYRSEVNFFLYEAKEFRGKSLTEGGLRVGYMWDNGRYDVALYGRNILDEVRAVGGIDFNNLVGFVNDPRIVGVEFKAQF
- a CDS encoding glutathione peroxidase; its protein translation is MTTAYDFSATDIDGHDQSLDRYRGKVLLIVNVASKCGFTPQYTGLEKLQRDFQTRGFDVLGFPCDQFGHQEPGDEAEIKEFCSLTYDVTFPMYAKVDVNGDKAHPLWKWLKDEKGGFLGIDAIKWNFTKFLVGRDGRVLKRYAPTDKPESIVADIEKALAA